In Deltaproteobacteria bacterium, the DNA window GGGTTGGCCATATAGTTTTTATCGGGCCTTCTCCCTTCGAGAATGGTCAGGGTGTTCTGGGCCGCCTCGATTCCCATGCGCGCGAAGGCCTCCTCGGTCGCTGCGGCGATATGAGGCGTCAAAACCACTTTACCCGCCTCACTAAGGCGCCGAAGGGTTTCGGGAGGCTCCTTCCGAAACGTGTCGATCCCCGCCGCCGCGATCTCTCCTTCCTGGAGGGCGGCAATAAGCGCCTCTTCGTCCACCACCTCTCCCCGAGCCGTGTTGATCAGCCACGCGCTTTTTTTCATAATTCCCAGTTCTCTCTTCCCGATCAAGTTCCGGGTTTGCTCGGTGAGCGGACAATGAAGGCTCACGATATCCGCCGCTTTCAGCAGCTCATCCAACTGTGAGACAAGGGTGACCATCGGCGGAAGGCTGCCGTCCCGGAGAAAAGGATCAAAGACCAATACCTTCATCTGCAAAGGCGCGACTAATTCATGAACGCGACGCCCGATTCGGCCAAACCCGACCAGCCCCAGAGTTTTCCGCAATAACTCCACTCCCCGAAACTGGGTTTTATCCCAAAAGCCTTGGCGCATCCGGCTATCCAGCCAGGGGATGTCTTTAGCCAGGGAAAGCATCAAACCAAGAGTGTGTTCCGCCACCGACTCGTAATTGGCCGTCGAGGCGGTCATGACCGGAATTCTTAAGGCGGTCGCGGTTTGGACGTCGATGTTATCGAATCCGGCCCCGTGCTTGGCGATGACCTTCAGATCAGGGGATGCCTTGACGACCTCTGCCGGAACCTTCCCCGTCCGGAGAATCAAGGCGTGCGCCTTTTCTTCCCTCAGCTTTTGCGCCAAAACGGAAGGCTGGGGATAAGGTCCGGTAAATACCACCCTGCATTTTTCGGATAGAATTTTCATAGCCTCCGGGGCGAGATTGTCTCCGGTAACCACTACTCGGTATGGACGCTCGGTATCTCCCATTTATAACCTCCGTACTTCGTAAGCGTATCATCCCTGAGAAAGACCTTTCAGGGTTTCAAAGACTTTCGCTTCCAAAACCACCTGTACTTCGCTTAGTTTCATCTGCGGTTTAAGGTTAACGGATAGGATTGATTCTTGTAAGAGGTGAACTAAACGGTCCTCTAAGGTTTCCCGGTGGACGATAAGTTGTGGTTTTTCAGTTGGGGGCATATATCAAATACCTTTCAAAAGCTTAGCTTATTTTGTTTTTTAGGAATGTTTGCCTGAATACCACTATGGTGATATGCTGTCAAGCCAAAACAAGGCGGGTCAAAACCCGTTTTGGGGCTAATTTCCCCACTCATCCAATCTCTGAGAATTAGAACCTTCCCGGATTCCCCTTCCACCTGGAGCATAACAATAGCGATTTATTTCAGAAAGCCTATCTCCCGCCGATGAAGGTTTGAACTTTCAAATCTTTCCCTTTCGTCGTAAAGGTGATCGCTCCATCCCGGTCTGTAAGAAACGCTTTCGTCCCAATATCCTCATACCTTTTAAAGACGATGGGGTGAGGCAGACGATGCCTGCCCCCTGCCTTTACCGTGAAAATCGCATACTTGGGCCGGACGCTCTCCATGAATTCCGGAGTACTGGACGTCTTGCTGCCATGATGGGGTACTTTTATAACCGTGCTCTGAAGATTTGGATTCGCTCGCCGTATTTCTTCTTCTGCCGCAGCTTCCACATCCCCGCAAAAAAGAAAACTCACTTCACCGAAGGTGAGCCGTAAAACTAACGATGCATCGTTCCCCCAAAAGATTGACCCTTCTTTCCTTCCCAGAGGGGGATGAAGAAACTCTACCTGCACACCATTAATCTCCACCGGCACCGTTCCCTGCCCCATCCTCTGTAAACGCTCACCGGCAGCGGTTAGAAACCTTTCAGCTAAAAAATCATCCT includes these proteins:
- a CDS encoding hydroxyacid dehydrogenase yields the protein MGDTERPYRVVVTGDNLAPEAMKILSEKCRVVFTGPYPQPSVLAQKLREEKAHALILRTGKVPAEVVKASPDLKVIAKHGAGFDNIDVQTATALRIPVMTASTANYESVAEHTLGLMLSLAKDIPWLDSRMRQGFWDKTQFRGVELLRKTLGLVGFGRIGRRVHELVAPLQMKVLVFDPFLRDGSLPPMVTLVSQLDELLKAADIVSLHCPLTEQTRNLIGKRELGIMKKSAWLINTARGEVVDEEALIAALQEGEIAAAGIDTFRKEPPETLRRLSEAGKVVLTPHIAAATEEAFARMGIEAAQNTLTILEGRRPDKNYMANPEVLESK